TTCGCCTTCCCATGTCACGAATCTGATCGTGCATCGACAACACTTTTGATTTACTTATATACATATCTTTACCCATACGCACTTCAGTAATCTTTATGAGGGATTTTCTCTTGAGAACTCCTAAACGGTATTTCGGTTCAAAGCCACAAGCCTCCCATATGGAAATTACCATTTCTTCATCATATCCTATGAAATAGCATGCAATATCAAGAAACATGGTTTTCTCAATATCATCTTGCAGATTATCATAACTTATCTTTAACTTTCCGTAGACATCATTATGAGGAACTTGTCCCAACATCCGATGCATGCTTTTCCatacttctttatctttttccaTAGATAAATCAGAACCCAAAACCTGCAAGGCTAAGGGCAACCCTCCTGTAGTGCGTACTATATCATTTGAAAGCTCCATATAATCATCTGGAGGTTGATCCATATAAAAAGCATAAGAACTAAAGAGTTGAAGACTCTCTTTCATATTCAATTCTTTAGGCTCGTAtacttttctattattttgagGAATTCTGCCTAGAATGCTCTGATCTCTAGTAGTTATAATTATCCTACTTCCAGGACCAAACCAGTTGATATCACCAGCCAATGCATCTAATTNNNNNNNNNNNNNNNNNNNNNNNNNNNNNNNNNNNNNNNNNNNNNNNNNNNNNNNNNNNNNNNNNNNNNNNNNNNNNNNNNNNNNNNNNNNNNNNNNNNNNNNNNNNNNNNNNNNNNNNNNNNNNNNNNNNNNNNNNNNNNNNNNNNNNNNNNNNNNNNNNNNNNNNNNNNNNNNNNNNNNNNNNNNNNNNNNNNNNNNNNNNNNNNNNNNNNNNNNNNNNNNNNNNNNNNNNNNNNNNNNNNNNNNNNNNNNNNNNNNNNNNNNNNNNNNNNNNNNNNNNNNNNNNNNNNNNNNNNNNNNNNNNNNNNNNNNNNNNNNNNNNNNNNNNNNNNNNNNNNNNNNNNNNNNNNNNNNNNNNNNNNNNNNNNNNNNNNNNNNNNNNNNNNNNNNNNNNNNNNNNNNNNNNNNNNNNNNNNNNNNNNNNNNNNNNNNNNNNNNNNNNNNNNNNNNNNNNNNNNNNNNNNNNNNNNNNAGTTTGATCCAAATCCAACCTGTGGCTCCCTACTTTaaacagagaaggaaaaatttcaccaaaaaataaaaaaaaaaaacagagaaggaaaaatttGGCGAACAAAGGAATTTGTTTGGTGTACGGACACGGGGTTGCACTAAAGTCAAGCACGAGTTTCGACTTGTGTGCAGCGTAACTTCCCCCAAACTATGATGCGACA
This genomic stretch from Macadamia integrifolia cultivar HAES 741 chromosome 2, SCU_Mint_v3, whole genome shotgun sequence harbors:
- the LOC122091772 gene encoding disease resistance protein Roq1-like; the protein is MDQPPDDYMELSNDIVRTTGGLPLALQVLGSDLSMEKDKEVWKSMHRMLGQVPHNDVYGKLKISYDNLQDDIEKTMFLDIACYFIGYDEEMVISIWEACGFEPKYRLGVLKRKSLIKITEVRMGKDMYISKSKVLSMHDQIRDMGRRIANNQSPTEPDNYSRVWSCDNIMKVLSSGKLSM